ACCGGCCGTGTGCGATCTCGGCGGCGGCCTGCGTGAGCTCGCGCAGCGGACGGGTCATCCGGCCGGCCAGATACGTCGCCACGCCGAGGGCGCCGAGCAGCACGGCGGCGAGGCCGAGGACGAGCCGGTGCTCCATCTCGCGGATCGGCCGGAACGCCTCGTCGAGCGGCTCCATCACGAGCGCGAGCCAGTCGAACTTCAGGTAGTCGCCCCGCTCGTACCCGACGAGCACGGCCGCGTCCTCCGGGGAGAGAAACCCGCGAACGCGCTCGGCGGGGATCTGCCCGGCGAGACGCTGCCCCGCGGCGCGTCGCAGGTCGCGCTCGCGGGCATCGATCCCGTCGTGCCACGTCGCGCCCAGCATCGTGCCGTGGCGGTCGAGCAGGAGGAGGTCGACCGTCAGCCCGTGCGGGACGAGGGTGCGCCGGATGCGGTCGGCGACGCTCATCGCGTCTCCCCAGTCGTACCGCGCCAGCAGCGCGCCGATGGGCGCCCCCGAGCCAGCGACGTCACGGATCGGGACGGCGATCTCGACCGTCTGGTCGGATCCGTCGTCGAGCGGGCCCGGCCCCGCCAAGAACTCCTCCCCCGCGAGCGCCGCGCGGACCCACGCCTGGTCGGCCAGCATCCCGCCGATCTCGCTCGGGTCGGTCGCCGCGACCACGCGCCCGGTGCGGTCGGTGCACACGAGCGCCCGGTAGGGCGACGCCTCGTGCTGCAGCGCCAGGAAGAAGCGGGTCACCCGCTTGTCGACGTCGCCGACGAGCACGTCGCGCATGACGTCCTGGCGGGCCCACCCGCGCACGCTGGCGCGCGCGTCGGCGAGCACCGTCGCGATCTCCTCGAGCGCGTCGTGCGCCACCTCCGCGAGCTGCCGGCCGGTCGCACGCCCGAGCGCGTCGCGCGCGCGATCGAGCGTGATGAGCGCGATGAGCGCACCGGGCACGAGGACGAGCAGGAGCGAGAAGAGCTGCAGCTTCCCGCGCAGCGAACGCAGCGAGAACCACGGCGTCAACGGTTGCGGGTCGTTCGCCCGTCGCGTAGGGTGCGCCACCTCGCCGCTCGACCGTCTGATGCTGGAGTCCATCGAGGCAGTCAAGGGACGCCGCCGCGTCAGCGGGCGCGCTCTAGCCGGCACGGTGCTGCTCGTCGCCCTGCTGGCGTCGTCGGTATACGCGGCCGATCCGCCCGCCGCGGCCTCCGGAGCCGACGTCGCGCTCGTCAGCTGGCCGACGCCGATCGGAGACGTGCGTTACCTGCCGGGACAGGGCCTGCACCTCGGCGACACGCACCTGACGCTCGGCGGCTATTCGAACGTGAACCTCGTGCGCGACGAGGGGTCTCCGGCGCTGCTGAAGCTCGACGATCTCAGCCTCTTCGTCATCTGGGATCCGCTCGCGCGCCTGCACATCTTCTCGGAGCTCGAGTTCGAGGACCTGGTCCAGGTCGACGGTGACGGGCAGTGGGGAAACCCCGATTATCAATTCACCGCCGAGCGGCTCTACGGCGACCTCGCCGTGTCGGACGCGGTCAGCATCCGCGTCGGCAAGTTCCTCACGCCGGTCGGGCGCTGGAACGTCATCCACGCGCAGCCGCTCGTGTGGACGACGTCGCGTCCACTCGTCACCGAGGTGCCGTTCGATCCGCACACGACCGGCGCGATGGTGTTCGGCACGCTGTTCCCGGGCGCGAACACGCTCACCTACGAGCTTTACGGCCAAGCCACCAACCAGCTCGATCCGACGCCGACGTCGCACCCCGCCGATCGCAGCGGCGGGGGGCGCCTCGAATACAGTGCATGGCCCGGCTGGAGCATCGGGGCGTCGTACCTGGCGGCGGAGGACCACGGCGCGTGGCGCTATCTCGGCGGCGTCGACGGGCTCTACCAGCGCGATCGCTTCGAGGTCATGGGGGAAGCCGTCGTCCAGGACGGCGAGCAGCGTACCGACGCGGTGTGGGGCCTCTACCTCCAGGGCGTCGTCGAGACGCTGCCGAATCTGTACGTCGTCGGACGCTACGAGCATTGGGATCCGTGGGACAGCGGACGAGCGAGCGACCTCTTCGTCGGCGGCCTCGCCTACAAGCCCTATCCGTGGCTCGTCCTGAAGGCCGAGTACCTGGCCGCCGACCATCCCGTCGACGAGTCGCCACCCGGCTTCAAGTCGTCGATTGCGATCCTGTTCTGACATGCGGCGGCTGGTTGCACTCCTCGTGGTGGGACTGGCGCTCGCGAGCATCGCGGCGGGACGCTCGGGGGACCCCGCGTTGGTCGTGGTCGTCCATCCGGACCGCACGGACACGCTCGCGATCGAGGACGTCCGGCGCATCTATCTCGGCCAGCGGCGCTTCTGGGACGACGGATCCGCGATCGTCGCGCTGAACCTTCCGTCGGGAAGCGCGCTCCGGGAGCGGTTCTCGCAGCGCGTGCTCCACGCCGACAGCGCCGAGCTCACCGCCTACTGGAACGAGCAGTATTTCCACGGCGTCTTTCCGCCGACCGTCCTGTCGTCGAGCGACGCGATCAAGCGCTACGTGGCGTCGGACCCGAAGGCGATCGGCTATCTGGAGGCGTCGGACGTCGACGCAACCGTGCGCGTCGTGCTGCCGCTCGAGTGAACGGGGAGCCCGGCCGGCACCAGGGGGTGGTGCCGGCCGGTGAGCCGCCGGGGGGTTGGCGCGACGGCTCGGGGGGTACTCGGCGCAACGGAGTCTTCAGTCGCCGCCACCTCCGCCGAGTGAGCAGAGGCTGCTCAGATATCGGCCGAGCTTGGTGAGCTGCGAGCCCGCGAGCGACGGGAACGCCGGCATCCCTTCGGCGCCGCCGCGCACGGCCTCGCCGAGATCGCCTCCCTCGCTGCAGCGGACGTTCGGACCGAAGACGCCGTCGGCGTTGCGTCCGCCGCCCGCGGTCGGGCCGTGGCAGCTCGCGCAGTTGGAGGCGTAGAGGTCCGCGCCGCTGCCGCTGCACAGGCTGCGGAGGTAGTCGGCGATCGTCGTGAGCTGGTCCTGTGGAAGGTCGGTAGTCGAGAACGCGGGCATCGCGCTCGGCCCCGAGCCCCGGCCGTTGCGGACGGCGTCGGTGAGCAGGCTGCGCACGGTGCAGCGGACGTCGGTCGCGCCCGCCAGTCCGGCTCCATCCGCACCGTGACAGCCGGCGCAGCGCGCGGCGTAGAGGTCGGCTCCCGTCCCGCCCCCCGTGGGCGTCGTCGAGCAATTCGCCTGCGCGACGAGATCGACCCACTGCGCGAGGATCTGCGCCTGGGTGCTGCCCGCGGTGAGCTGACGGCCACCGCCGTGCGGGACGGCGTCGAGCGGCTTGGTGAGGAGCAGCGAGGACGTCGGAGCGGACTGATCGATCACCAGCACCGTGGCTCGCGCGGTCGCGGCGGGATCGCCGCGCACCACGCGCAGGCGGGTCGCCTGCGCCTGTCCACCCGCCGCGTGGCATGCGGAGCAGACGGGGACGAGGACCTGGTCCATCACCTGCGAGGTGAAGAACTGCTGATTCTGCGTGAAGACGGCATCGCAGGCCGAACCGTCGCCGGTCGCCACCCGGCGCGTCAGCGTGAGCCGGCCCTTCGCGCGCGTTCCGGCGACACGCACCCGGGCCCTGCCGGCGACGCCGCTCGCGTTGAGGGTGCCGCGTACGACGAGCCGGGCGCCGGTCGAGCTGCTCCCGATGAGACGAATGCGCGTGCCGCGAAGCTTGCCCTGCACGAGGTAGGTACCGGCGAGCGTCGGGTCCGTCGCGCCGAGCACCACGGTGCCACTCAGCACCCCGGCCGCGTCGGTGAGCGCGGCGGCTACGTCGAACGTCTGCGACGGCCGCGCCACCCGGAGCTGGCCCGCGTACGAGCCGGTGAGGCTCGTCGCCGCGACTGCCGGAGCGACCAGCGCCACCGCGAGAACCAGCGACCGTGCGACGCGGACCGCAAGAGCACTCCGTACCGACATGCCGGCAATGACGAGCAAGGACGATGCCGCGCCGATTCGCCGGGACTGGCCAACCGCATCGGGCTGGCGCGTTCCGATCACTGCAACCGTTTGCAGTCGCGCTGCAACGGACTGCGTGAACCGTCGTGCCCGTGCGGGACGAAATGCAACGATTACCCGCGCGACGTGAAGCCCGCATGAAGGCATACCCCTTGCTCGATTCCTCCCGTGCAAGCAGGTTGCAGCGTCATCGGTGTGCTCACGGAAGAGGTGGGATGAGTCTTCGACGCTTCGTGATTTCGATCTGCATCAGCGCGATGGGTGTGGCGGCGCTCGCTCGTCACGCGCACGCGGACGACGCCGCCGGCAGTCTCGGCGGCGGAGGGACGGCGCACGGCGACATCTCCAAGACTGCGGGCGAGACGGATCGCATCTCGCTCGATCTCGACGAGGGCGCGACGTTGCAGCTCACGTTCCACGCCGCCTTCGTCGCGAGCCTCGCGCTCACCGATCCCGACGGCACACCCCTCGATCTCGCATTCCCGGGCGGTTCCCGACTGCGGACGAACCTTCCCGTGCAGAAGACGGGAACCTACGAGCTCGCGATCGCGTCGACGGACGGATCGCAGGGACTCTATACCGTGATCGCGAAGCAGAAATGGGCGCGCGCGCTCGCCATCCAGGGGACGGGCGAGCAGATCGTCGGCGTTCCGATGCCGGCGAATTCGCGCCTCGGCTGCGTGGTCGGCGCCTCCCAGGGAGCGTCCGGCCTGCCGCAGGTGGCGCAGCTCGAGGATCCGGACGGCGCTTCGATTCTCGCGGCGGCGATCGAGCCCCGCGGACGCGTCGCGCGGCTCGCACCGACGGCCACGGCCGCCGCCGGCGTCTACCACCTCACGATCGCGCCGACCGACGGGTCGAGCGGCTGGTCGGGAAGAGTCACCCGCTTCGTGCCGCGCGTCGCGCCGACGTCGCTGCGGATCACGAACGGGCTCGACGAGATCTCCTTCCGCGCCGACGGCGTGGGGAGCTTCTTCGCGCATCGGTGCGCGTCCTGCCACGGCTGGGCGGCGTCGTACGGCGGCGTGCGGCGGTACGCGCGCGTCGCGCTCGGGAGGATGGCGGGCGGCAGCATGCCGCCCGGCGGCGGTCTCGCGCCCAGCGACCTCGGCCTCGTGAAAGGCTGGATCTCGACCGGAATGAAACCATAGGAGGACATCGGGAGATGACGACCACGGAACGGATTGCAGCGGCCACCTTCTTTTTGCTCGCGGTGCTGCCGCTGCGTCCGACGCAGGCCCAGATCGCCGGCTCGTTCGACGGCACCTTGTCGGGAAAGAAGATTCCCCAGACGCTCGCCGCGTCGGCGACGTTCTCGCAGGTGGGCAGCCAGGTCACGGGGACGATCGCCCTGCCGATCGATCTCGCGAAGTTCGGCGGCGCCTACCTCTTGCAGGGCAAGGCGACGCCGAAGCGCATCAAGGTCTCCGGCGGCGGTGGAACGGGCGGCTTCCTGCGCTGGACCGCGAAGATCTCGGGCACGACGCTCAAGGGTAACGTCAAGATCAAGGCGCCGGGTGGAAAGCTCGTGGGCAGCCTCGCCTTCACGCAGAACCCGCCCTTCGCGACCGACGGCTCGAGCTGCGACGCCGTCTACGATCAGAACAAGACGCTCTTCGACGATCAACTGATGACGAGCGTCTTCAGCCTCTGCGGGACCTGCCATGCGCCCGGCTTCCAGGCGGCCGCGACACGTTTGCACATCGATGCGGTCGACCCGCGCGCGACGGCCCGCCTGGTCGCGCTATTCGTCGACAGTGCCAACCCGACGGCGTCGCGAATCGTCCAGAAGCCGCTCGACCTGGTGCCGCACGGCGGCGGCGCACAGTTCGCGCCGGGCGGCACGGAGGACATGCTGCTCGAGCAGTGGGTGGGGCTCGTCGCGGCGGCGCACTGCAACTGACGCTCGTGGCGCCACCGGCGCGCTTGGACACTCGGCGGAAAATGGAGTAACCGGGACGAACCGCGCGTCATGCGGTGGTGGGGTGGAGCATGCGGAGTGGTGGGGCGGCGCTGTTCGCGGTCTGCGTGTTCGCTTGGTCGACCCAAGCGGCCAATTTCGTCGTCACGACCACGGGTGACAGCGGCGTCGGTTCACTTCGAGATGCCATCACCAGCGCCAACGGTGCGCCGGGCGCGGATACGATCTCGTTCAACCTGGCCGGTTGTCCCTGCGTCGTCTCGCTCGCCACGCCGCTCGGCATCACCGATCCGCTGACCATCGTTGGTCCGGGCCAGACGAGCCTCGCCATCGATGGCGGGACCACCGTGCAGGCGATCCAGACGGGCGCCGTGGCGGTCGCCATTTCGGACCTGACGATCCGGAACGCCCACAGCGCCGGGTCCGGCGGCGGCATCGACGCCGCGGGTCCGCTCACGCTGACGCGGGTGACGCTGCAGGGCAATACGGCGGCCCAGAGCGGGGGCGGCGTGTTCGCCGCCCAGGACGTCACGATCGTCGACAGCGTCTTCGACGGAAACACGGCCACCGCCATGTTCGGCGGCGGTCTGTATGCAGCCGGGTCACTCTCGATCACGGGGAGCAGGTTCGCGAACAACACCACCGCGACGATGCAGGGCTACCGCGGGGGCGGGGGCCTGATAGCGCTTGGTGTCACTGCGATTTCCACGACCGAGTTCATCCACAACACGACGGCCGACTGGGGCGGGGGCGCGTACATCGCCGATTTCGTGAGCGTGCAGCCGACCTCGACGGTGCTCACCGACGTGCGGTTCACGAACAACACCGCGCAGTCGGGCGGTGGAGGCGGGCTCTTCATGTGGTATCAGGCTGTCCTCGATTCGGTCGAAGTGACCGACAACTACGCTGGGTACCGCGGGGGCGGCGTATACAGCGGATTCGCCGGGAACAACCGAGTCACAATGAACGGCGGTCGGCTGCTCCGGAACTCGGGCGCCGGCGGCGGTGGCCTCTACAGCGACGGCGACATCACGATCGACGGCACGCAGATCGTCGGCAACACGTCGCGCAGCAACAACGGCGGCGGGGCCTGGACGCCGCTGAACGCGACCGTCTCGAACGCGTTCGTCAGCTTCAACGTCGTCCTGATGGGCGGCAACAGCGGTGGGATCGATACGGGGACCAGTCTCACGATCACCGATTCCATCGTGTCGGACAATCAAACGATGACCGGCAGCGGGGGAGGTACCGGCGCGGGTGCCGATGCGACCGTGACGGGCTGCCAGTATCTCCGCAACACCGCCTCGAACCTGGCCGGCGGCGTGCTGGCGTTCGGCGATGCGCACCTCACCGGCAGCACGTTCGACGGCAACACGGCCGAGAACAACTGGGGCGGCGCTTCGTTCGGCGGACTGGCGGTGGTCGCGACCGACACCATGTTCCTGCGCAACACGAGCCGCTACGCCGGTGGGGCGCTCGCCTCGCAGAGCGGCACCATCCAGGTGATGGGTGGTCGGTTCGAGAGCAACCGCGCCGTGCTCGGCGGTTGGGGTGGTGCCATCTACTGCGGTGGCCCCACGGTCACCGTCGACGACGCCCTGTTCATCACCAACTCCGCCGACGTCAACGGCGGCGCCATCGCCGCAAACGCCACCGCCATCTCCGGCGCGACGTTCGTCGGCAACCAGGCGAACACGGGTGGCGGGTTGCTCCAATTCGCCGGTGGGACGATCGACAACACCCTCTTCGCCCGCAACCACGCCGTCGGCGGCCAGGGCGAGCAACTGTGGCTCGGGAACGGCGGCAGCATCCGGCACTCGACGTTCGCGTCGAGCCTCGCCCTGCCGGGGTCGGCGATCTACGTGAGCAGCGGCGCCGTCACGCTGCTCGACAGCATCCTCACCTCGCACGGCGTCGGTCTCAACAACGACACGGGCACCGTGACGGCGGACTACAACCTCTTCGACGGCAACACGTCCGACACGCAGGGTGGCGGCATCACGAACGGCCACCCCGTCGCAGGCACCCCGCTCTTCGTCGATCCGATGAGCGACGACTATCATCTGCAGCCGGGCTCCGCGGCGATCGACGCCGGCCCCGGCGTCGGTGTCACGACCGACATCGACGGCGATTCGCGCCCGCTGGGCGCCGGGTTCGATCTGGGATGCGACGAGGCCATCCCGCCGCCGACCACGACGACGACCTCGACCACGAGCAGCACCTCGACGACCTCGTCGACCACGAGCTCGACCAGCACGACCACGCTCGTCCCGACGACGACGAGCAGCACCAGTACGACGACGACGAGCAGCAGCACCAGCACGTCCACGTCGACGAGCACCACGACGAGCGCGCCGACGTCGACCACCACGACGGCGACCGTCCCCGCGAGCACCACCACGACGCTGCCGGCGCAGCTTCTCTCGGGCAAGAAGCTACTGTTGAAGGCGACCCTCTTGAACCTGCTCTCGAAGGACAGCTCGGTCACGCTGGGAGCCGGCCCGAGCAGCGCCGACGACCCCACGGAGGAGGGGGGCCAGTTGCGCGTCGTTGCCTCCGGTGATGGCGGCTTCGACGAGACCTACCCCCTGGCGACCTCGGGGTGGCGCTACATCTCGAAGAAGAAGCCGGCCAACGGCTACACCTTCGCCAAGGGCAACCCCATCAAGAGCATCTCGATCAAGCCCGGCAAGGGGATCAAGATCGTCGGCAAGGGTTCTGCACTCGGGATCGGGCTTGCGTCGGATCCGCGGCCCGTACTGATCGAGCTTCGCCTGGGTGGTGCGCGGTACTGCATGGGATTCGGCGGCAGCATCGAGTTCACCGCCGGGAAGAAGTACCTGGCGAAGAATTCGACCGCCGCCGACGCCGCCTGCCCGCCGTGAGCCCTGGACGGCGAAGGCTCGCATGATCGACCGTCAACGGGCGCTGCACTTCGCTGGCGAATGGATCGCGGCGTGGAACGTCTTCCACCCTCCGCGCATCGCCGTCGTGTTCGGCGACGATGGGTTGGTCGCCAAGAGCGCCGCGACGTATGCCTGACCGCCCAGCGAGACGGCGGGTACGACGTCAGCGCGCGAAGAGCTTCCGGTCGTGCTCGAGCTGGGTGCCCGGCTTGTAGAACCGCTCGAACCACGCCGGGAAACCGCTGATCGTCCTCGGCTTGCGCAGCTTGAGCGGCGGCGGCTTCTTCTTGTCCTTCGCCGCCTTCTTCGCGTCCTTCATGGTCGTGCGGAAGTGGAGGTGGTCGAACACGCGCACCGCCTCGATCGCGTAGCCGGTCGCCACGCGACAATCCTCGATCATCACCAGATTGTCGCCGTTCTTGGTCTCGGCCGTCTTCGAGAGATTCGAGGAACCGGTGTAGACCTTGGCGGTCGGCAGGCTGAAGTCGGTCACCACGAACTTGTGATGGATGTTGATGCCCTTGCCGCCCGACCACTCGCCCTTGAACGGCTCGGGTGCGTGGTCGGCGAGGTACTCGAAGTCGACGGTGCCGATCGAGCCGTCGGGTTTGTGGACGTTCAGCTTCCCGGTGGTGTTGACGACGCCGTAGCTGAAGAGCGGCTTCGTCGCGAGGGCGTCGATCGCGGTTCGCACCGGGCCGGAGGTCTGCGAGAGGAAGGCGATCGAGAAGAAGACCGATGAGGTCGCCTGCTCGATCGCGGCGCCGAGCGGCGTCAGTGTGAGGTCGTCGCTCGGATGCGGAGAGAGGCCGAACGTGAGCGGCGGCTTGCCGTCGACCTTCGCCAGATTCCACTTCGCGGCGAGGGCGGTCTTCGAATAGCCGGCGGGGTTCGCGAAGGCGAGGTCGAAGAGCTGACCGAACAGCGCGGCGGCCGGCGCGGCCCGGCAGACGAGCACGTTGTTGGCCTGGATGTAGAGGCCGCGGAAGCTGAAATTGGTCGAGCCGAAGAGCACGCGGTCCGGCGTCCCGTTCTTGCGCACGAGGAAGACCTTGTTGTGCTGCAGGCTCGAGAAGTGCGTGCGGTGGACGTGGTCGGCGCCGGCCGACGCCTTGAGGCGCTTGGCCGCCTTCGACTCCGCGCTCGTCGCGGGACGGTGCTCGCCCGAGTCGTCGATGATGGCGCGGAGCCGCGACCCGAACTGCTCCAAGCGGACCAGGATGTCGGGCTCGTTCAGATCGTACGCGAACACGTCGATCGTCACCGTCGGATCGGCGAGCGCCTCGTCGAGGAACCCGAAGAGCAGGTCGTACGCCTCGAAGCCCAGCCACCGATAGACGTCCTTCATCTTGGGATCCGAGAGCTTCTGGAACTCGAGGCCCTTCGAGACCGTGGCCGGGATGACGTTCGGATTGTTGCCGAAACGCTCGGCGTAGGCCTGCGAGGACGCGAAGTTGCGGGTGAAGCCGACGTCCAGGAAGCCGTCGTACGTCACCGGGTCGAGCGAGATGTCGAGCTCGATCGCCGTGCCCTTCTTCAAGACGTCGTCCTGCGGCATGTGCATCTTGGTGACGCGGTAGCGGTAGGTGCCGGCCTTCGGATCGTGCGGGAAGTGCACCCAGCGGAACTTCTGGAAGGGCGCATCGAGCGAGGAGAACAGCCTGGCGCCCGTCACCGCCACGGCGGTCGGCTTGTCGTAGGAGAAGGCGATGCGGTTGGGGAGCGGCTGGAAGTCGGCCGCGCCCGGCGCCTTCGACTCGATGGCGAAACCCACGAGGTCGGCCTCGGGCTGGTCGACGTCCATGCCGACCAGACACATCCGCTCGCCGCGCCAGAGCTTCACGGAGTAGCCGTCCTTGCTGTCCTGGTTGGTGAAATCGTTCGCGCTCATGACGCCGCCACGGAGCAAACGGCGGACCGCGTCCCGTCCTTCGGAATCGGTCGCTCGCGGGGACCCCTCTGACCACCGCAGTGGACGTGGTGTCCGGCCGAGGCGACACACCCGGCAGAGGCCGACCCCCGCGCGAGGTCGAAACCTACGCTCGCGGGTACGGAAACCCCGGCAGAGGCTGGGTCGGCTCGATGTCGTGGAACTTCGAGAGATCGATCGTGGTGACGTCGCCCTGCTCGCTCATGACGTCGGTCAGGCGGTAGCCCCAGACGACCTGGCGGGCCGAGTAGCGATGCATCGCGTGGATCGTCTGCATCCAGGTGTCGTCCGTGCCGCTCACCGCGACGAGGAGCTCGGCCCCGGCGCTCTCCAGCGACTCGGGCGTGTCCCGGAAGAGTGGGCTCGTCTCGTCGACCACGTGGAGGACGTTCCACGAGCGCGTGAGATCGAGACGATCACGCGTGAGCGTGAGGTCGGTCGTGCGATAGAAGTCGCGGCCTTCGGTCGTCCGCTCGGTGCGCATGATCGAGACCCGGACGTGCGCTTCGAAGATGTGGTTCGTCCGGCGATTGCCGATGCGAAACGCCAACGTCGGCACGCCGTTCATCGGCGAGAGCACGACGTTGCGCGAGAACATCAGGCGCGCCGTCGGGCGCGAGAACTTGGCGAACACGAGGCCGGTGGCCAGCGCCGTCAGCACGAGCCCCACCGTCGACTCGACCACGACGAGCAGGTTCGCCCCGTCGGTCGCGGGGTACATCGAGCCGTAGCCGATCGTGCCCATGGTCTGGACGCTGAAGTAGAAGGCGTCGCGGAGCGAGCCTGGCCGTGCATGCTCGACTCCGCCGATCGCGAGGTAGGCGCACGCGAAGAGGAGGTTCGCCGCGCAGTAGCCGGCCGCGATGAAGCCGATGGTCGCCGGCCAGGAGAGCCGGAGCAGCGCGTGGTAGAAGTCGCGCAGCGGCGTCGCGGCGCCCCGACGACGCGGACCTCGTAGTCGACGGGATCGTAGGGTTCTTTGGGTCTCGGCACGCGGGTCGAGTTTCGCCGAGTCGGGGCGGTAGTGCCACCCGTCGGTCAGCGGATCGAGCACCCGATACGTACCGCCACGGCGGGCGCACGACCGCTGGCGTGCGCCTCGACGACATGACAAGACGCGGTCGCTGCGATGCCACCCGACGCAATCGTGAAGGCGGTGATCGGCGGGGCGCTCATCGGTGCGGCCGCGACCGGGCTGCTCCTGTTCAACGGTCGGATCGCCGGCATCTTCAGCGGCCTTCTTCCTCCCTGGGGAAAGGATACGCCCTGGCGGCTGGCGTTCGTCGCGGGGCTCTTGTCCGGCGGCGCGCTCGTCCTGTCGATCGATCCCGGCGCGTTCGGCCCGACGATCCCGCGCTCCGTCGGCCGCCTCGCTGCGGCCGGGCTCCTGGTCGGGGTTGGAACCCGGATCGGCAACGGCTGCACCAGCGGTCACGGCGTGTGCGGACTTGCCCGCCGCTCACGACGCTCGCTCGCAGCCACTCTGACCTTCATGACCACCGGGGCTCTCACGGTCTACGTCGTGAGGCACGTCGTCGGAGCGTCCCTCCCATGACCTTCGTCAGCGCGTTCGCGTTCGGGATGCTGTTCGCGGTCGGACTCGGTCTGTCGGGCATGACGAATCCGGCGAAGGTCGTGGGCTTCCTCGACGTCACCGGAGCATGGGATCCCACGCTGGCATTCGTCATGACGACCGCGGTGACGGTGACCTTCGTCTCGTTCCGGCTGGTTCTGGCACGTCCCGCGCCGATCCTTGCGCCCGGGTTCTCGCTGCCGAAGCACCAGCGCGTCACCGGGAGCCTCGTGGGCGGCGCCGCGCTGTTCGGGATCGGCTGGGGGCTCTCGGGCTACTGTCCTGGGCCCTCGCTGGTCGCGCTGGTGACGGGATGGCCGGCCGTCCTGGTGTTCGTCGCGTCGATGGCCGTCGGGCTCGAGCTCGGCTCGCTCGTACCGGGCACGCCGTCTCCACCCGAGCGCGAGATCGGGGCGCCCGCCGCGGCGTCGGTCGCGACCGCCCCATGACTTCAGCCCTCGCGTTCCGGCGGCGCCGTCTCGACCACCGAGGCGGCGCCATCGTTCATCGCCGCCGCCGCGCACGACATCCGCGCCACCCGGCGGAGTCGACACACGTGCCCGTGACGGTCCGCCTTCTTTTGCCGATTCTCGCCACACTCGCCGCGTCGGTGCCCGCTGCGGCCGCCGCCGTCGTCGCGCCGCTCGTGGTTCGCGCCGTCGCACCGGTCGACCCGGTGCAGGGAGCGGACGCCCGCCTGCACCTCGCCTACGAGCTGCTGATCATGAACTTCGCCAGCTCGCAGGTGAGCCTCGACACGGTCGAGGCGCTGGACGCCGCCACGGAGACGGTCGTCGCACGCATGCAGGGTCCGGATCTCGGAGGCATGCTCCGGCTCGCGGGGGGCGCCGGCGGCACCGCGATCGGCGCCGGCGCGTCGGCGACCCTGTTCATGGACGTGTCGTTGCCGGCGGGCGCTCGCGCGCCGCGCGCGCTCTCGCACCGCTTTGCCATCACCGTGGCCCCGGGAGCGACGCCGCCGCCAGAGCCGGGCGACCGCGATCCGTCGCCGCCGGCCGCGAAGGCGATCACGTTCGTCGGTGCGCCGGTCGGCGTCGCGCAACGACGTGCGGTCGTGCTGTCTTCCCCGCTCCGCGGCCCGCGTTGGCTGGTCGCGAA
The sequence above is drawn from the Candidatus Eisenbacteria bacterium genome and encodes:
- a CDS encoding YeeE/YedE family protein: MPPDAIVKAVIGGALIGAAATGLLLFNGRIAGIFSGLLPPWGKDTPWRLAFVAGLLSGGALVLSIDPGAFGPTIPRSVGRLAAAGLLVGVGTRIGNGCTSGHGVCGLARRSRRSLAATLTFMTTGALTVYVVRHVVGASLP
- a CDS encoding ion channel, with translation MLDPLTDGWHYRPDSAKLDPRAETQRTLRSRRLRGPRRRGAATPLRDFYHALLRLSWPATIGFIAAGYCAANLLFACAYLAIGGVEHARPGSLRDAFYFSVQTMGTIGYGSMYPATDGANLLVVVESTVGLVLTALATGLVFAKFSRPTARLMFSRNVVLSPMNGVPTLAFRIGNRRTNHIFEAHVRVSIMRTERTTEGRDFYRTTDLTLTRDRLDLTRSWNVLHVVDETSPLFRDTPESLESAGAELLVAVSGTDDTWMQTIHAMHRYSARQVVWGYRLTDVMSEQGDVTTIDLSKFHDIEPTQPLPGFPYPRA
- a CDS encoding DUF6691 family protein, yielding MTFVSAFAFGMLFAVGLGLSGMTNPAKVVGFLDVTGAWDPTLAFVMTTAVTVTFVSFRLVLARPAPILAPGFSLPKHQRVTGSLVGGAALFGIGWGLSGYCPGPSLVALVTGWPAVLVFVASMAVGLELGSLVPGTPSPPEREIGAPAAASVATAP